The following is a genomic window from Garra rufa chromosome 4, GarRuf1.0, whole genome shotgun sequence.
TAGCTCTGTTAGTTTCAGCTTCAGCGCTCCGTCTCTTGAACTCTTCAGTCTCTTTGCTCATCATCTCTGCCTTGTTTTTAAAGCCCTTCTCCAGCAGATTAGCCTGCTCCCTCAGTTTACTCTCCATGGCACGCTCAGTCTCCTCTTTCTGAAGCCTAATCTCTTCTTCCATCTTCTCCTTTATCTGCCTCATCCTCTCTTCATTACTCTGTTTCTCTGTTTCCATCTTCTCTTCTAGTTGTCGCTGCTTCTCCTCTTTAGCTTTAATTTCCTGCTTCAGAAGGACGGCTTTCTCTTTTTCCTCTGCTCATTTATTggcaaaaagagaaaaaagaaaacagatgcTTTAAAGACAGAGAAAACACACAAATCATGATATATTTAAGggttgtattttaatttaaaactgtAAATTTACAAGTATTGGTTCTTATTCACAATAATAGTAGCATAAGTAACCCCTCTGGAACCTAAACCCTGGACTAAAGATGTTGTCTGAATAAGATTATTTGTGCTCTGAAAGTTAAACTATTCCTGGACCCTTGAATCTGCTTCTAACATTTGGTGCTACTTGTAGCTGTGTTTGGCAGTTACATCACCCTGTCCATGTCTCTGAGTCCTTCATGTGCAGAAACACACACTCTCACAAGTACCTAAACCTTAAagcacaattttttttacaaagaacCTAGTAGGATTTGACAAACAGGGACATTGGTATTTTATTACTTAAAATTCTTACCGTTAATCTTTTTCTCCTTCTCATTCAGTTTCTTGTCAGCCTGCCGAATGGATTTAGAATCCACAGACTTCTGCTTCAGGAACTCCTCTAGGACCTCTTCAGCCTATTGACATACACATGTACagaaagaaatataatataatgtggaAAAAATGATAATGATGGGAGTGGTCATGTCTTGTGATGTCGTGAATAAGGGCATAACCTTGACTTCTTTATTGGTCTGGCTGTTATATTTCTTCCCAATGTCCTCCAGATCATTGCAGAAGAGATCATAGCCACCAGGTTTGGTATAGGAGCCCTGCTCAAGCTTTTCCATCACTGGTGCAGAGAGGGATGACAGGAGATCCTCACATCTTCTCTTTGAATCTTGCTCGTTTTGGCACAGGTATTCATCACAGAGTTTCTCGATATTTTCCTAAAACATAATGTAGCAAATCAGTAGCAGAAAGGTATACGAGCTGCTGAACGCTGATGATGTGCTATCACTCACATAATCTGACTTAAATGCAAGTGCAAGTTCCCATTCGAAAGGGAATGTCTCGGGTTATGCATGTAACCATGTTTACCTTAAAAGAGGGACAGTACACTGTGTTCCCTTGCCATGGTTCAGGTATTTCTGGGCATACATCCTTCAGACAATAAATGGATCACATGTTCTACACGTGCCCTTTCAACAGCTTTCAACAGCCAATGCCAAGCATTTAGACTCCAGCTTCAGACACCAGTCAGGCCAGAGCCATTACCCATAGTGTCCTCTTGGGGATTACATGCATAACCTGAGACATTTTATTATGAATCAGAGGCCATTTCAGCTGTCTGTAACAtctcttaaaggtgccatagaatacattgatacaatattttttattgatatctacatagaaggtatatggcataggaaagggcaaaaattctccagaaacggttttacaggtccgtTTACAACCTAGGACTTTTCCCTAGAATGCAATGGTctattattgccttatttggaaggttcataaataataatgatgagctctgctctgaatGGCTGTTTTCTAGAGTGGCTCATTCAGTATCTCGCACATGGAAGAAAgtatatatttaatcacagagcTTGAGCTGCTATTATGCGGGTcattgaaactgccattttgatgtgctctgtgtaacgttatactacagcggcagtacttactacatattttacatatttaaacaatgttctcaatgctggagttcatgtgtagagacccaggcgatacttcgagcaaagtttcatggtgtgtcaagCCTTCTAAGTGTCGTAAAAATATCTattttgatgcactcaaagttatgcccctagttctaccattcaccggccactgaccacaaaacgaaatcacggtcaatctcaaaaacggcttgtttgtcgtaattatgcttttagatataagtttgtctcatttacagtaaaaaaaaaaaaaatcccaggttgcattttggcaatagttatcctttaacgaagtttatcaggcatgaaatgaaaataccacctacacgtttctgaggacagtcggtccccttcagatacattcatataaagacatccgtgccgcattttgactttttgaagtttaatccagccctatcgcgattctcgtctgtaactgtaagacctcttaaaagtATAATGAAGACTTTTCTTATCCTATTTAACATATTGATAACTTTCTTATacccttaaatttgatacaactaaattgaggagtcaTGAAGGACCTGCAAAAGCTCTTTATTTTAGGATAGCCCATTGGGcagccggtgaaacattttggtagcccaacTGGAAAACACAACAGCCCCGGGAcatcgggctagcgattttgcgagccctggatACCCTCTATAcgtatatattatctgtataaaagataTTAATACtgcttaaatataatataagaatattattgtgttggtttttttttttgtagtggaGGGGTTCGTGGAAGGGTTGAGGGGgcggtgcccttttttcagtttcagcacatgcccctcaaaaggtctgtgcacggccctgctcaggatctgtaaatcattcaccatcgtcCCCGCAGCCATCTCTCTTTTTATgtagtaagtgaaatcttatgtactacaatgtaacaggctaccgctagcattaagctaactgtgtcccttcagtggctcgccttattttattagaatgtcttatttgttttccttgcatttctgagtacagacacaaacccatccctgcacttaacatctcctgcacaaccaggaacataacatttattcatgtgatctgccaattattattatttttttttttacaatagcctagctgcagaacttctgatgattgggcgatgcaaatgttgggggcataactattaacgatcgtgactcttacgtaatagtcgctgttatgttggaattggaatcttttgcaaacaccaggtTTATGTAAGAAGGAAGAAACTATGGTGTTAGAGACTCACGGTATgttatgtccatgtacagaactgctattattcaactatgccaagataaatacagttttccattctatgtcACCTTTAATAACTTTGTGCTAAGCATGTTCAgaaacaaaaaatttttttttcatcagctGGTGTTACTGAGTCAATAATTCACCATCATCCTAAATGTACTGACACTGCCTACCTGTAGAGATTTCAGGTACTTCCCATCAGTGTCCCTGAAGGAACGCTTCATAAAGGCTTGTGTTGCTGTGTTGCTAAAGTGTTGGTGTTCTGAGAACACATCCTTCAATTTCAGAGGGAAGGACTCCTTCAGCTTCTTCATTCCACTTTGGTAAACCTGAAGACCCTCCTTCACCGCAGCCTCATTCTCAATCATTGCCATGGCGATCACAGCGTTGTCCATACATGGTACAGAACCACTGGAGATGGTGTCCACATACGTTTTTGCCAGATGACCCAGAACttcagagaaagaaagaaattaaacaCAGAGTTATTGATAAAGGTATTGATAGATAGTTTTCTGTATGCACATGCAAACTTTTCAAATTCGAATCACCTCTTCCAGTGACCGTGTGTCCATCTTTCAGCTTCTTCACATGGCTGTCATGAAAGACAAACTTGCAGAAATTATCTATGACCTTCAGGAACTCAGAGGAAAGGTCAGCAGGATCTAAGCTCTCCAGGCAAGACATTTTGTCCGGGGTAGTTGGCGAGAGGAAAGTGAAGCACTTCCTGGAAGGAAAGTATTTTTGGATGCACTCCCTGGGAAAGTTGTACTCTATCACAGTTCTTGAAGTGCCTAGAAAAGATGAGCACATTTTCTAGCTGCTCTCAATTTTAGAGAAGAACATGTCTACTGTAGGAGTGTAGCTAGTTGAGCTAGCAGACATAAGATGCTGAGACATAGGAAATAGTAAGCTTGAATACCAAAACAATTACAGTAACACAAACTAGTTGTATTAGTGATTATGAAGACTCTTCAAATAACCTTTTGCAGTATTTTTAAATTACCATGTTTCAGCTTCAGAGCAAACTCTAGGTACTCATCCTCTGTTACATCTTTGTCTTCGATCTTTAGCTTCAGTGTGAAGTCCCTCACAGCCCAGATGAAAATAGGGAAGAGCTTCACAAACTCTCTTGAATCATCAGCATCCTCATCTGATGATTTGACCTTGATGCACTCTGTTAGTTCAGTAACATATCTGACCGTTTGTTCAGGCATGAACACAAAGCAGCTGCAACTCATGATGCATAGTCTAACAATACAAATGTGTAATTCCATGAGCTGATAAGCAAATTCACAACACCAATACTTTTCAGTTTGACTTATGATTACATGTAGACTTAAAACATGACatgaaaataactaaataaataatgtaattaagTTGTTACTTTGAATATAATCTAACAGTGTGACTGAATTTACACTTCTATTTGTATAATTCTGGAATACAAATTGGGGTCCAttgttaataaatgcataataaatGTATTTGAATTAAGTTCtaagtattataaatatattttaaaaaacgctTAAATTTTGATGAAAAATGTAAGTGTAATATGAAATAATTCATGAACCGTTGATGTAAGCATTCCCGCCGACTCCACAGAATCAAAAAAGAGTGGAGCAGCAGATATACACTTATGTATCTACCTATCTACTTATGTAGTGAACACAACAAGGCTTAGAGTTGGGTTTTGCGATATGTGTGGATGCATACCAGCACATACTGTATTCTGTATTATTCACTGCATCAAGTTGAAGTTGCACATGGAATAAAAAAGTGCCAATGATTTCTTAATTCGTAGAcacattatttattatacagGAATGTTAAGATAGATAGTGCATAAAAATGTATGTGTATGACCTACTGAAATGCATATCATTTTGaattaaacaaatgtaaatgATTGTATTTGGGACAAAATAATGTGTCAACGCATAGTAATCAATGCCTTATAAAAACTGTTACCACTTTTAATGCTGCACAAAGACACAAGTATATTTAGGTATCTATAAATGGTCAGAAGGATACTGCAGATCCATTACAGCCTTGTTGTCAATCGTCCCTCGA
Proteins encoded in this region:
- the LOC141332908 gene encoding guanylate-binding protein 4-like; translated protein: MDKPVCLIDTDSDRKLCVQQSALQILEQIQQPVVVVAVVGLYRTGKSYLMNRLAGKQTGFALGSTVESKTKGIWMWCVPHPTKAGTTLVLLDTEGLGDVDKGDPKHDTHIFCLAVLLSSTLVYNSRGTIDNKAVMDLQYVTELTECIKVKSSDEDADDSREFVKLFPIFIWAVRDFTLKLKIEDKDVTEDEYLEFALKLKHGTSRTVIEYNFPRECIQKYFPSRKCFTFLSPTTPDKMSCLESLDPADLSSEFLKVIDNFCKFVFHDSHVKKLKDGHTVTGRVLGHLAKTYVDTISSGSVPCMDNAVIAMAMIENEAAVKEGLQVYQSGMKKLKESFPLKLKDVFSEHQHFSNTATQAFMKRSFRDTDGKYLKSLQENIEKLCDEYLCQNEQDSKRRCEDLLSSLSAPVMEKLEQGSYTKPGGYDLFCNDLEDIGKKYNSQTNKEVKAEEVLEEFLKQKSVDSKSIRQADKKLNEKEKKINEEKEKAVLLKQEIKAKEEKQRQLEEKMETEKQSNEERMRQIKEKMEEEIRLQKEETERAMESKLREQANLLEKGFKNKAEMMSKETEEFKRRSAEAETNRAKELALMLENSNKRHEETMAMMMEQHREQMKAIQQMNERPLPPCCIS